The following coding sequences lie in one Thalassoglobus polymorphus genomic window:
- a CDS encoding LamG-like jellyroll fold domain-containing protein: MSEKLPGADEQSVVVNNLIVEYMRRTDSGENIAPEEFIAEHAEYTEELRRHFENVNILKDLQGHSGTERTVAKPTSEPDEIAAQTVLRGTADSETSVTRRYAPGEAPASNISIPEKFGRYSIQKVLGQGAMGAVYLAKDTQLDRDVALKIPKFGDLNQVDEEEMLARFYREARAAATLRSPNICPVYDVGEIDGQHYITMAYIPGRPLKDFTKSKKSHSEKQIATTIRKLAVGLAQAHKIGVVHRDLKPANIMVDKQGEPVVMDFGLARRSSSDDVQVTQSGAILGTPAYMSPEQVEGNQAAIGPQADIYALGIIMYELITGEMPYKGSLMSILQQIGNNNPAKPSELRTNIDPRLENICLKMMAGDLKKRYSSMNEVAADLHDVLRNPSKKQRKDQGRKNGPKPAAISTPHEESNPALISIEQSKPYAEQLRKKKITTTSKTTSKPAGNATPSSPNKNLLIAGGLGGLILLLGIVFIVRIGKYDVQITLDDPSIQLSIDGEEVVIKNGQDIIKLSAGKHQLQLKKAGLTTHVEEFTVTKNGKTALRAVVLHNNQLDGLLNGEQPQREYDKIVKNSPPNVPDGKIPGEKGGPVGPSEEMEPIAPAKESQSSSDNKVSKYGLLFDKPAAYVDMGRLDLDMSKPFTCEFWCTPQTADVHGRRPEFTLCRIGHLSVNGYGDPKQDGIEWQARCDNNTKTSDLNVSYITKITYSAFPLHRQHVAIEWTGRTFEFYINGKRAASGITASNKPNLSVDETLQRVLTLDSPPVKFELGDSRTIDRSFGGIVEQFRISDGQRYNKNFTPEQHFSKEENTTVLYRLDAGSGDVLKDSSGNGQDGKIVGAKWVKDASLMASPVDGDPASIVSWMVQRGGHVRVRDKNGSSALITSLDQPLPRTAFEISEVHLPRTTNNQQFAEYCDVIRKLKLTTHHNIGTLSVQNAAITDEALKHLSGVALSSLDLDGCKVTNEGIKNLALTKGVWEVKLGRTEIRDNVAPLLCSIPKLNSVLLGNNQIGDKCIQELCEFQSDWKAFFLSHTNVTDASLKAMSGQSNLISLHLTGTLVTNEGLASLSNVPKLSHLELAQTAVSDGLLSRLPNKLGLKRLNLIRTELSEKGLRELGECPNLTWLELDGRGVYPETIQHILKLRELETLYMKASQVEIDDVSKLQNLPKLKFLNLEKIPNLNRSDLDLLRKRLPKCKIASDYGTFEPLGGFESNATNNMVVPTETRGSHVPPGNSFTEKSALVFDGQDDYVELHLSDSLKDRLSTEKPVTVEAWVWFANKSEERQYLFNSGVSTRLEIFRAGGGMPKKHLAHTWIANRINHEGAWDSVSSPVITPTGQWTHLAVVWQTGTNGYKSTIYVNGNSLGLKRDHSVNLKQTPRELQAVLGATPSWNGHGMQHYFEGKIRDFRISDEARYQGDFNPEQNLVADEQTALLFKMNEGSGDTLKDSSGNGHHGKIIGAKWVRNDETKAKQSSKPLTALVFNGTTSRVEVPGLKLSGSPPLTIECWVTPSEKGTSNAIIFHDGVSDPLTLQVGGIRRWEFGGWWSEANKRLEVFGPKIEDWERRTHLAGQWNGQSIQLFIDGKLVQQRDYSGSFNPQGSLEIGGHDGSRFKGSIDEIRISKTLRYETDFTPQNELTSDEYTLALYHFDEGAGDVLKDSSDNGNDGKIFGAKWVGGAEHRPVSRTGLDFDGEGDWVKIPTLQFDGSHSITLESYVTLHRAVGTSSIVSSQNGGGIGITTMGGDSAGIVLAQAPSKSRAMYEQPIPIGKRLHLAGTWDQKQLKFFVDGKLVSTADAPRGQFLNGVPHFALGAYPAGRDGFLDGIIDEVRISRDVRYTEDFTPAPRLEKEAQTLALYHFDERAGSTLNDSSGNGHNGEIIGAKWSKFEE, encoded by the coding sequence ATGAGTGAGAAGCTCCCGGGGGCTGACGAGCAGAGCGTCGTCGTCAACAATTTAATTGTCGAGTACATGAGACGTACCGACTCTGGCGAGAACATTGCGCCTGAGGAGTTCATCGCTGAGCATGCCGAGTACACCGAGGAACTCAGACGTCACTTCGAGAATGTCAACATCTTGAAGGATCTTCAAGGTCATTCCGGCACGGAAAGAACTGTCGCCAAGCCGACATCCGAGCCGGACGAAATCGCTGCACAAACCGTCCTGCGCGGAACAGCCGATTCCGAAACGTCTGTGACGAGGCGATACGCTCCGGGAGAAGCACCTGCTTCGAACATCTCCATCCCCGAGAAATTCGGTCGTTACTCCATTCAAAAAGTTCTCGGTCAGGGAGCCATGGGAGCTGTCTACCTGGCGAAGGATACTCAGCTGGACCGAGATGTCGCCCTGAAAATTCCGAAATTCGGCGATCTCAACCAAGTCGATGAAGAAGAGATGCTCGCGCGGTTCTATCGCGAAGCCCGCGCCGCTGCGACTCTCCGCAGCCCGAACATTTGCCCAGTGTATGATGTCGGTGAAATAGATGGGCAGCATTACATCACGATGGCCTATATCCCAGGCCGACCTCTGAAAGACTTTACGAAGTCGAAGAAGTCTCACTCTGAAAAACAGATCGCGACGACCATTCGCAAACTTGCGGTCGGACTGGCACAAGCTCACAAGATCGGCGTCGTTCACCGAGACCTCAAGCCGGCCAACATCATGGTCGACAAGCAAGGTGAGCCGGTGGTGATGGATTTCGGCCTCGCCCGGCGTAGCAGCAGCGACGATGTTCAAGTCACACAAAGTGGAGCCATCCTCGGAACACCTGCTTACATGTCCCCCGAGCAGGTCGAAGGAAACCAGGCTGCCATCGGACCACAGGCGGACATCTACGCGCTCGGCATCATCATGTACGAGTTGATCACCGGTGAGATGCCTTACAAAGGGAGCCTGATGTCGATCCTGCAACAGATTGGTAACAACAATCCGGCGAAGCCTTCGGAGCTTCGCACTAACATCGATCCACGATTGGAAAACATTTGCCTGAAAATGATGGCGGGTGATTTGAAGAAACGTTACAGCTCGATGAACGAAGTTGCAGCCGATCTCCACGACGTTTTGAGGAATCCGAGTAAGAAGCAGAGGAAGGACCAAGGCAGGAAGAACGGCCCTAAACCCGCTGCAATTTCGACACCTCATGAAGAATCAAATCCAGCATTAATTTCAATCGAACAGTCCAAACCTTACGCGGAACAGCTCCGTAAAAAGAAAATCACAACGACCAGCAAAACAACATCGAAGCCTGCTGGCAACGCAACACCCTCGTCTCCCAACAAGAACCTGCTGATCGCAGGTGGTCTGGGCGGATTGATCTTACTGCTGGGAATTGTCTTCATCGTCCGCATCGGCAAATACGACGTACAAATCACGCTCGACGATCCAAGTATTCAGCTGAGTATCGATGGTGAAGAAGTTGTCATCAAAAACGGTCAAGACATCATCAAGCTCTCCGCCGGCAAGCATCAACTTCAGCTGAAGAAAGCCGGACTGACGACGCACGTCGAAGAATTCACCGTCACTAAAAATGGTAAAACAGCATTGCGAGCGGTTGTGCTCCATAATAACCAACTCGATGGATTGCTAAACGGAGAACAACCGCAACGAGAATATGACAAGATCGTCAAAAACTCCCCCCCCAACGTTCCCGACGGGAAAATACCCGGGGAGAAGGGGGGACCAGTTGGTCCATCAGAAGAGATGGAACCGATCGCTCCAGCGAAAGAAAGCCAAAGCTCATCTGACAACAAAGTCTCAAAGTATGGTCTATTGTTCGATAAGCCAGCAGCCTACGTGGATATGGGCAGGCTAGACCTCGACATGTCAAAACCATTCACTTGCGAGTTTTGGTGTACACCCCAAACCGCAGATGTTCATGGCAGACGTCCAGAATTCACATTGTGTCGTATTGGCCATCTGTCGGTGAACGGCTATGGCGACCCTAAGCAGGATGGCATAGAATGGCAGGCTCGTTGTGACAACAATACGAAGACCTCGGATTTAAATGTCAGTTACATCACAAAGATAACATACTCGGCATTTCCACTCCATCGACAACACGTCGCGATAGAATGGACAGGGCGCACGTTCGAATTCTACATCAATGGAAAACGCGCGGCTTCCGGGATTACCGCATCCAACAAACCAAATCTTTCTGTCGATGAAACTCTTCAGCGGGTTCTGACTCTTGATTCCCCTCCCGTTAAATTTGAACTGGGAGATTCCAGGACGATTGACAGAAGTTTTGGTGGTATCGTTGAGCAGTTTCGTATTTCAGACGGCCAACGCTACAACAAAAACTTCACTCCTGAACAACATTTCAGTAAAGAGGAAAACACGACCGTTCTCTACCGTCTCGACGCTGGGAGCGGCGACGTTCTCAAAGACTCCTCTGGCAACGGACAAGACGGCAAGATCGTCGGGGCGAAGTGGGTAAAAGACGCTTCCTTAATGGCATCACCTGTCGATGGCGATCCCGCATCCATCGTGAGCTGGATGGTGCAGCGTGGCGGACATGTTAGAGTTCGTGACAAAAATGGTTCAAGTGCATTAATCACATCGCTCGACCAGCCCCTTCCACGTACTGCCTTTGAAATCTCGGAAGTTCATCTGCCTCGCACCACTAACAATCAGCAATTTGCTGAGTATTGCGACGTGATAAGGAAGCTGAAGCTCACCACTCATCACAATATTGGAACCCTCAGCGTGCAAAATGCAGCGATTACGGACGAAGCGTTAAAACATCTTTCCGGGGTGGCGTTATCTTCATTAGACCTTGACGGGTGCAAGGTGACCAATGAAGGGATTAAAAATCTCGCCCTCACGAAAGGAGTGTGGGAGGTCAAGCTTGGCAGGACTGAGATCAGAGACAACGTTGCCCCATTATTATGCTCAATTCCTAAACTCAATTCGGTTCTTCTTGGGAACAACCAAATTGGGGATAAGTGCATTCAAGAACTTTGCGAATTCCAGTCGGACTGGAAAGCATTTTTTCTTTCCCACACTAATGTTACCGATGCCTCATTGAAAGCAATGTCTGGTCAATCGAATCTCATCTCGCTGCATCTGACAGGGACATTGGTCACCAATGAAGGATTAGCGAGTCTTTCAAATGTTCCTAAACTCAGCCATTTGGAACTTGCACAGACTGCGGTCTCAGACGGACTGTTAAGCCGCTTACCGAATAAGTTGGGGCTGAAAAGATTAAATCTGATTCGCACTGAACTTAGTGAAAAAGGACTAAGGGAACTCGGTGAGTGTCCCAACCTGACTTGGTTGGAACTTGATGGAAGAGGAGTGTATCCAGAAACGATTCAACACATCCTGAAGCTTCGCGAATTGGAAACGTTATACATGAAGGCTTCTCAAGTCGAAATAGACGATGTGAGCAAGCTGCAAAATCTTCCGAAGTTGAAATTCCTGAATCTTGAGAAGATCCCAAATCTAAACCGCAGCGACCTCGATCTCCTTCGAAAAAGACTTCCCAAATGCAAAATTGCCTCCGACTACGGAACATTTGAACCGTTGGGGGGATTTGAATCGAATGCTACCAACAACATGGTTGTCCCAACCGAAACTCGGGGAAGTCATGTACCACCAGGCAACTCCTTTACTGAGAAATCTGCGCTAGTATTTGACGGTCAGGATGATTACGTCGAATTGCACTTAAGCGATTCCCTCAAGGATCGACTCTCTACCGAAAAACCTGTCACAGTTGAAGCTTGGGTTTGGTTCGCCAATAAATCCGAAGAGCGTCAATATCTTTTCAATAGTGGGGTCTCAACACGTTTGGAAATTTTCCGAGCGGGAGGGGGAATGCCTAAAAAACATCTTGCACACACCTGGATAGCCAATCGCATTAACCATGAAGGTGCTTGGGACAGCGTATCTTCTCCAGTAATTACTCCTACTGGACAGTGGACTCATCTGGCTGTCGTTTGGCAAACAGGTACCAACGGATACAAGTCGACGATCTATGTCAACGGAAACAGTCTTGGACTTAAACGTGATCATAGTGTGAACCTCAAGCAAACTCCGAGGGAATTGCAGGCAGTATTAGGAGCGACTCCCTCATGGAATGGGCATGGAATGCAACATTACTTTGAAGGGAAAATTCGCGATTTCCGAATTTCTGACGAGGCACGCTATCAGGGAGATTTTAATCCAGAGCAAAACCTCGTTGCAGACGAACAGACTGCGCTTCTTTTTAAAATGAATGAAGGTTCCGGTGACACCCTCAAAGACTCATCCGGCAACGGACACCACGGCAAGATCATCGGGGCAAAGTGGGTGCGTAATGACGAGACTAAAGCGAAACAGTCTTCCAAACCATTGACTGCACTTGTTTTTAATGGCACGACGAGTCGAGTTGAAGTTCCGGGATTGAAACTTTCCGGTTCTCCTCCATTAACGATTGAATGCTGGGTGACGCCATCTGAAAAGGGAACTTCCAACGCAATTATCTTCCATGATGGCGTCTCTGACCCGTTGACACTTCAGGTTGGTGGTATTCGCCGCTGGGAATTCGGCGGATGGTGGTCTGAAGCCAACAAACGCCTCGAAGTCTTCGGTCCGAAAATTGAGGACTGGGAACGGCGCACGCATCTTGCCGGACAATGGAATGGTCAATCGATACAGTTGTTTATCGATGGGAAACTCGTTCAACAGCGTGATTACAGCGGGAGTTTTAATCCGCAAGGGAGCCTCGAAATCGGTGGTCATGATGGCTCTCGTTTCAAAGGGAGCATCGATGAGATTCGCATCTCGAAAACGCTCCGTTATGAAACTGATTTTACTCCCCAGAACGAATTGACAAGCGACGAATACACCCTCGCTCTGTACCACTTCGACGAAGGTGCCGGCGACGTTCTCAAAGACTCCTCCGACAACGGAAACGATGGGAAGATCTTCGGGGCGAAGTGGGTCGGGGGCGCTGAGCATCGACCGGTCTCCCGAACAGGCCTCGACTTCGACGGGGAAGGTGATTGGGTGAAGATTCCGACGCTTCAATTTGATGGCTCGCATTCAATCACTCTGGAATCATACGTGACGCTGCATCGTGCTGTCGGCACAAGTAGCATCGTGTCCAGCCAGAACGGCGGAGGGATCGGCATCACTACAATGGGCGGAGATTCCGCCGGGATTGTCCTCGCGCAGGCTCCAAGCAAGTCGCGAGCCATGTACGAGCAACCCATCCCAATTGGTAAACGTCTGCACCTGGCAGGGACCTGGGACCAAAAGCAGTTGAAGTTTTTCGTAGATGGCAAATTGGTCTCGACTGCAGATGCTCCCCGAGGCCAATTCTTGAATGGCGTGCCACATTTTGCACTTGGTGCCTATCCGGCAGGGCGAGATGGTTTCCTGGACGGGATCATTGACGAAGTCCGCATTTCACGCGATGTCCGTTATACGGAAGACTTCACGCCCGCACCGCGACTTGAAAAGGAAGCTCAGACACTCGCCCTTTACCACTTCGACGAACGGGCCGGTAGCACGCTCAATGACTCTTCCGGCAACGGGCACAATGGCGAGATCATCGGAGCGAAATGGAGCAAATTTGAAGAGTGA
- a CDS encoding serine/threonine protein kinase: MNCPQCLMPVPSADISLLQTMLWKSSPDWAHATPTDGGSKKDQLDELVGKTLDKYRVESLLGRGGMGWVFLSRHLQLNRSCAIKVLSPSLLDTDPDYLDRFCTEGQAAASMVHPNIVTVHAIGQHGGLNFLEMEFVPGRSLQNMLRTGRLMIWRATTLALGIANGLGAAHRLGIIHRDLKPDNVLLTHHGIPKISDFGLAKRVHGNVVHEMPGVLAGTPHFMAPELFGGESASPASDVYALGVCFYYMLTGRLPFPRRKMSDLISAVTTERAPSLRELRPEVPLEVCECLGLMMEKSPRNRPRDGIEAAQLLQAVLGQVRDLDTLLHEAFDHERDVRWKKTEDDYRINVSLADGRKQVVFLSHSEHRFHERLLQIYSVCCPAETHYFPAALRLNSVISHGALAIREINGEEFFVISNAYPRSTVDGEEIRKSVLEIATHADAVESLLTGQDVN; encoded by the coding sequence ATGAACTGTCCGCAATGCTTGATGCCGGTTCCGTCTGCGGATATTTCGCTGTTGCAAACGATGCTCTGGAAATCCTCCCCGGACTGGGCACACGCCACTCCGACAGATGGAGGATCCAAGAAAGACCAACTGGATGAACTCGTCGGAAAAACGCTGGACAAATACCGCGTCGAATCCCTGCTGGGTCGCGGAGGGATGGGATGGGTCTTCCTCAGTCGGCACTTGCAGCTGAATCGCTCGTGTGCCATCAAAGTTCTTTCCCCGTCACTGCTGGATACCGATCCCGACTATCTCGACCGATTTTGTACTGAAGGTCAAGCTGCCGCATCAATGGTGCATCCAAACATCGTCACCGTCCATGCCATTGGTCAACATGGTGGATTGAACTTTCTGGAGATGGAATTCGTTCCGGGGCGATCTTTGCAAAACATGTTGCGAACCGGTCGCCTGATGATCTGGCGGGCCACGACGCTGGCTCTCGGGATTGCCAACGGGCTGGGAGCCGCTCATCGCCTTGGAATCATTCATCGAGATTTGAAACCGGACAACGTTCTCTTAACACATCATGGAATTCCAAAGATTAGTGATTTCGGATTAGCGAAACGGGTCCATGGAAATGTCGTTCATGAAATGCCCGGAGTCCTCGCCGGAACACCACATTTCATGGCTCCTGAACTCTTCGGTGGAGAATCTGCCAGCCCCGCCAGCGATGTCTATGCACTGGGCGTATGCTTCTACTACATGCTCACCGGACGACTTCCATTTCCTCGCCGCAAAATGTCCGATTTAATATCGGCAGTGACCACCGAGCGAGCCCCCAGCCTTCGCGAATTGAGACCTGAGGTGCCACTGGAGGTCTGTGAGTGTTTGGGGTTGATGATGGAGAAGAGCCCTCGAAATCGACCACGTGACGGGATTGAGGCTGCACAACTCCTGCAAGCAGTGCTCGGACAAGTCAGAGACCTCGACACTTTATTACATGAAGCCTTCGATCACGAACGGGATGTTCGCTGGAAAAAAACGGAGGATGATTACCGCATCAATGTTTCACTCGCCGATGGTCGCAAGCAGGTTGTCTTTCTCTCTCACAGCGAGCATCGGTTTCACGAACGTCTGCTTCAAATCTATAGCGTCTGTTGTCCTGCTGAGACTCACTACTTTCCAGCGGCACTCCGTTTGAATTCAGTGATCTCACACGGTGCTCTAGCAATCCGCGAGATCAATGGAGAGGAGTTCTTTGTCATCTCAAACGCCTATCCCCGATCGACAGTTGATGGTGAAGAGATCCGCAAAAGCGTCCTCGAAATCGCAACTCACGCCGACGCAGTGGAATCTCTTCTGACCGGCCAGGATGTCAATTAG
- a CDS encoding OsmC family protein — translation MNADELRSIQTPLKEKYRSEPDAAQSTLTARGKVNFETISCLIEHESEASRVPGLHPMAGGDGNFSCPAEMLLEALVGCAGVTLGAVCTAMEIPVDSAIVVAEGDMDFRGTLGVNREIPVGFTAVRLRFEFASSASDEKLAKAVQLAERYCVVAQSVKNVSANWIRQ, via the coding sequence ATGAATGCCGATGAACTGCGGAGTATCCAAACGCCGCTCAAGGAAAAATATCGCTCTGAGCCTGACGCCGCCCAGTCGACGCTGACTGCTCGGGGTAAGGTCAATTTCGAAACAATTTCCTGTTTGATTGAACATGAGTCTGAAGCCTCCCGGGTTCCCGGATTGCATCCCATGGCTGGAGGCGATGGCAATTTTTCTTGCCCTGCTGAAATGCTACTCGAAGCCTTAGTTGGCTGTGCAGGTGTAACACTGGGTGCGGTTTGCACAGCGATGGAAATTCCGGTCGACTCCGCAATTGTTGTGGCTGAAGGAGACATGGACTTTCGCGGCACACTGGGTGTAAATCGAGAGATTCCAGTGGGATTCACAGCGGTCCGATTGCGTTTTGAATTCGCTTCCTCAGCTTCTGACGAAAAACTAGCCAAAGCCGTTCAACTTGCCGAACGGTACTGCGTCGTGGCACAATCTGTGAAGAATGTCTCTGCGAACTGGATTCGTCAGTAA
- the serA gene encoding phosphoglycerate dehydrogenase, with protein sequence MFRVLVSDNLSPIGLKLLEEHPEIELDYQPEIHQDVEALKAALQNADGVVIRSGTKLTEDVLTGQERLKVIARAGVGVDNIDLQAATRQGIIVSNTPDGNTLSTAEQTIAMMMGLCRNTGPASQSMREGRWDRKLYTGTQLAGKTIGVVGLGRIGLAVAKRCNGLEMNVLGYDPFLSEERADQQNIELYRDIDELLVKCDIVTVHTPLTDETRGIINAERLAKMKKGVRLINCARGGIIDEQALIEGLESGHVGGAALDVYVTEKPGANDKLASFPNVLCTPHLGASTDEAQEQVAVEAADIVCNFLTKNEVRSAVNMVPISGKELEGTRAYLDLAYRLGLLLAQTSHGEGIQGARLQYRGDVCSKPMNLITSAFTSGLLSAALNDSVSIVNSDMTAKDRGIEITQTSTTETGAFATMISATLITDKREITAAGTTFGNNFLRLVKLNEYQLDAYLDGLLLIYRHRDVPGLIGAIGTTFGKHKVNISHMALGREKNEPGGDAIAVLNLDNEPTEAAIKEVIDHPDVHGVELVNLPPANASLPWLGL encoded by the coding sequence ATGTTTCGCGTGCTCGTCAGTGATAATTTGTCCCCTATCGGCTTAAAACTCCTTGAGGAACACCCGGAGATTGAGCTGGACTATCAACCAGAAATTCATCAGGACGTCGAAGCGCTCAAGGCTGCTTTGCAGAATGCTGACGGGGTTGTGATTCGCAGTGGAACAAAGTTGACGGAAGATGTTCTGACTGGACAGGAACGCCTCAAAGTGATTGCCCGGGCAGGTGTTGGAGTCGATAACATCGACCTCCAGGCTGCCACTCGACAGGGAATCATTGTTTCCAACACACCCGATGGAAATACTCTCAGCACCGCTGAGCAGACCATTGCGATGATGATGGGTCTGTGCCGAAACACAGGTCCGGCGTCTCAGTCGATGAGAGAAGGCCGCTGGGATCGCAAGCTGTATACGGGAACCCAGCTTGCAGGCAAAACGATCGGTGTTGTCGGGTTGGGACGGATTGGCCTCGCAGTTGCCAAACGCTGCAATGGCCTTGAAATGAACGTGCTGGGCTACGATCCGTTCCTCAGCGAAGAACGAGCCGATCAGCAGAACATCGAGCTGTATCGCGATATTGACGAATTGTTGGTGAAGTGCGATATCGTCACTGTCCATACCCCGCTAACAGATGAGACACGTGGCATCATTAACGCTGAGCGATTAGCGAAGATGAAAAAAGGCGTCCGCCTGATCAACTGTGCCCGAGGCGGAATCATTGATGAGCAAGCACTCATCGAGGGGCTCGAATCGGGACATGTCGGTGGAGCGGCACTCGATGTTTACGTTACTGAAAAGCCAGGGGCCAATGACAAACTCGCCAGCTTCCCTAACGTCCTCTGCACTCCACACTTGGGAGCATCGACTGATGAAGCTCAAGAACAAGTTGCCGTCGAAGCTGCTGACATCGTTTGCAATTTCCTGACGAAAAATGAAGTTCGCTCAGCCGTGAACATGGTTCCGATCTCAGGGAAGGAACTCGAAGGGACGCGAGCCTATCTCGACCTCGCTTACCGACTCGGTTTGTTGTTGGCTCAGACCTCGCATGGAGAGGGGATTCAAGGGGCGCGGCTTCAATACCGTGGGGATGTCTGTTCGAAGCCCATGAACCTGATTACCAGTGCCTTCACATCCGGACTTCTCTCGGCAGCCTTGAATGACAGTGTCAGCATTGTCAATTCAGACATGACCGCCAAAGACCGTGGTATCGAGATCACCCAAACGTCAACGACGGAAACGGGTGCATTTGCAACAATGATTTCCGCCACGCTCATCACCGACAAACGTGAGATCACAGCTGCCGGAACAACATTCGGAAATAACTTCCTGCGACTCGTCAAGTTGAATGAGTATCAGCTTGATGCGTACCTTGATGGACTTCTCTTGATCTATCGACACAGAGATGTTCCGGGGCTCATTGGTGCGATCGGAACGACATTCGGGAAGCACAAAGTGAATATTTCTCACATGGCTTTGGGACGCGAGAAGAACGAACCAGGTGGAGATGCCATCGCAGTTCTCAACCTCGACAACGAACCGACCGAAGCTGCAATCAAAGAAGTGATTGATCACCCCGACGTCCACGGTGTCGAACTTGTGAATCTCCCACCTGCGAACGCGTCACTCCCTTGGCTGGGGCTGTAA
- a CDS encoding pentapeptide repeat-containing protein — translation MFASFTGTCFTGTCFTGTCFTGT, via the coding sequence ATGTTCGCGTCCTTCACGGGCACATGCTTCACGGGCACATGCTTCACGGGCACATGCTTCACGGGCACGTGA